One Oryza brachyantha chromosome 3, ObraRS2, whole genome shotgun sequence DNA segment encodes these proteins:
- the LOC102707657 gene encoding aspartic proteinase nepenthesin-1-like, which translates to MLQEPKQVNMKLAKMLLLLSLISPIVVSLCDAEALRLHATHADAGRGLSKRELLHRMASRSKARSARLLSGRAVGARVGPGVYTDGVPDTEYLVHMAIGTPPQPVQLVLDTGSDLTWTQCWPCMACFRQALPLFDPSRSLTFAMQPCYLPTCRDLPWSSCGEQSWGDRICVYSYSYADKSITTGHLDSDTFTFASADGAAGGVSVPDLTFGCGIFNSGVFMSNETGIAGFARGALSLPSQLKADNFSYCFTAITGSEPSPVFLGVPANLYSNATHGDRGVVQSTALIRYRSVQLKAYYISLKGITVGTRRLPIPESMFALKEDGTGGAIIDSGTGMTMLPEAVYNLLCDAFVAQTRLSVHKPTSSSVSQLCFSVPPGVKPDVPALVLHFEGASLDLPRENYMFEIEEAGGSVTCLAINPGEDLSVIGNFQQQNLHVLYDLANNMLSFIPAQCNKL; encoded by the coding sequence ATGCTGCAGGAACCGAAGCAAGTAAACATGAAGCTCGCGAAGATGCTTCTCCTACTGTCGTTGATTTCACCGATCGTCGTCTCTCTCTGCGACGCGGAAGCTCTGAGGCTGCACGCTAcccacgccgacgccggccgcggcctcTCCAAGCGCGAGCTCCTGCACCGTATGGCCTCGCGCAGCAAGGCCCGGTCGGCGCGCCTGCTCTCCGGCCGCGCGGTGGGCGCCCGCGTAGGCCCCGGGGTTTACACCGACGGCGTCCCCGACACGGAGTACCTGGTGCACATGGCCATCGgcacgccgccgcagccggtgCAGCTCGTCCTCGACACCGGCAGCGACCTCACCTGGACGCAGTGCTGGCCGTGCATGGCCTGCTTCCGCCAAGCCCTCCCGCTCTTCGACCCGTCCCGTTCCTTGACGTTCGCCATGCAGCCTTGCTACCTGCCCACGTGCCGCGACCTGCCTTGGTCTTCCTGCGGCGAGCAGAGCTGGGGCGACCGCATCTGCGTCTACTCCTATTCCTACGCCGACAAGTCCATCACGACCGGTCACCTCGACTCCGACACCTTCACCTTCGCGAGCGCCGATGGTGCCGCCGGTGGCGTCTCCGTGCCGGATTTGACCTTCGGCTGTGGCATCTTCAACAGCGGGGTCTTCATGTCCAACGAGACCGGCATCGCTGGCTTCGCCCGCGGCGCGCTGTCCCTGCCGTCGCAGCTCAAAGCCGACAACTTCTCCTACTGCTTCACCGCCATAACGGGGTCGGAACCGAGCCCGGTGTTCCTCGGCGTTCCGGCGAACCTCTATAGCAACGCCACCCACGGCGACCGCGGCGTTGTCCAGTCTACCGCTCTCATCCGGTACCGTTCGGTTCAGCTGAAAGCGTACTACATCTCCCTCAAGGgcataaccgtgggcacgaggAGACTGCCGATCCCGGAATCAATGTTCGCTTTGAAGGAGGACGGCACGGGAGGCGCCATCATCGACTCCGGCACCGGCATGACGATGCTGCCCGAGGCCGTGTACAATCTCCTGTGCGACGCGTTCGTGGCCCAGACGAGGCTCTCCGTGCACAagccgacgtcgtcgtcggtgtcCCAGCTCTGCTTCTCGGTGCCGCCCGGTGTCAAGCCGGACGTGCCGGCCCTGGTGCTGCACTTCGAGGGAGCGTCGCTGGACCTGCCCCGGGAGAACTACATGTTTGAGATCGAAGAGGCCGGTGGCAGCGTCACCTGCCTCGCTATCAACCCGGGGGAAGACCTGAGCGTAATAGGCAACTTCCAGCAGCAGAACCTGCACGTGCTCTACGATCTGGCCAACAACATGCTGTCCTTTATCCCAGCTCAGTGCAACAAGCTCTAG
- the LOC102707017 gene encoding pentatricopeptide repeat-containing protein At1g56690, mitochondrial, whose translation MRLPPVRFLPSSASPAVVAANARIARLARAGNIEGARAAFEAMPLRTTASYNALLAGYFRNRLPDAALGLFRRMPSRDLASYNALISGLSLRRQTLPDAAAALTSIPFPPSVVSFTSLLRGYVRHGLLAGAVRLFQQMPERNHVSYTVLLGGLLDAGRVNEARRLFDEMPDKDVVARTAMLSGYCQAGRVAEARDLFDEMPKRNVVSWTAMISGYAQNGKVNLARKLFEVMPERNEVSWTAMLVGYIQAGHIEDAEELFNAMPEHPVAACNFMMVGFGQRGMVDASKAVFEKMQERDDGTWSAMIKAYEQNEFLMEALSTFREMLWRGVRPNYPSVISILTVCAALAVLDYGREVHAGMLRCSFDMDVFAVSALITMYIKCGNLDKAKRVFHMFEPKDVVMWNSMITGYAQHGLGEEALGIFHDMRLSGMVPDGITYIGALTACSYTGKVKEGRDIFNSMTMNCAIQPGAEHYSCMVDLLGRAGLVEEALDLINNMPVEPDAVIWGALMGACRMHRNAEIAELAANKLLELEPGNAGPYVLLSHIYTSIGRWDDASKMRKFISSRNLNKSPGCSWIEYDKRVHLFTSGDVLAHPEHATILKILEKLDGLLMESGYSADGSFVLHDIDEEQKAHSLRYHSERQAVAYGLLKIPEGMPIRVMKNLRVCGDCHSAIKLIAKITAREIILRDANRFHHFKDGFCSCRDYW comes from the coding sequence ATGCGTCTCCCGCCCGTCCGCTTCCTGCCGTCgagcgcgtcgccggcggtggtggcggcgaacgcgcGCATAGCCCGGCTTGCGCGGGCGGGGAACATAGAAGGCGCGCGGGCGGCCTTCGAGGCCATGCCCCTCCGCACCACCGCCTCCTACAacgccctcctcgccggctaCTTCCGCAACCGCCTGCCCGACGCGGCCCTCGGCCTCTTCCGCCGCATGCCCTCCCGCGACCTCGCCTCCTACAACGCACTCATATCGGgcctctccctccgccgccagacgctccccgacgccgccgccgcgctcaccTCCATCCCCTTCCCGCCCTCGGTCGTATCCttcacctccctcctccgtgGGTACGTGCGCCACGGCCTCctggccggcgccgtccgcTTGTTCCAACAGATGCCGGAGCGCAACCATGTCTCTTACACTGTGCTGCTCGGTGGCCTACTCGATGCCGGCCGTGTCAATGAGGCTCGCAGgctgttcgacgaaatgcctGACAAGGATGTCGTTGCGCGGACAGCCATGCTATCTGGGTACTGCCAGGCTGGTCGGGTCGCAGAAGCGCGCGATCTGTTTGATGAAATGCCAAAGAGGAATGTTGTGTCATGGACGGCAATGATTTCTGGATATGCTCAAAACGGTAAGGTGAACCTCGCAAGGAAGCTGTTCGAGGTGATGCCTGAGCGCAACGAGGTATCATGGACTGCAATGTTAGTTGGGTACATCCAAGCTGGCCATATCGAGGATGCTGAGGAGCTGTTCAATGCAATGCCAGAGCATCCAGTGGCCGCCTGCAATTTCATGATGGTTGGATTCGGTCAGCGTGGAATGGTGGATGCTTCCAAGGCAGTGTTCGAGAAAATGCAAGAGAGAGATGATGGGACGTGGAGTGCCATGATTAAAGCGTATGAGCAGAACGAATTCTTGATGGAAGCACTATCTACCTTCCGTGAGATGTTGTGGAGAGGTGTCCGCCCAAACTACCCATCGGTCATCAGCATCCTTACAGTGTGTGCAGCACTGGCTGTTCTTGATTATGGTAGGGAGGTTCATGCTGGGATGCTGAGGTGCTCCTTTGACATGGACGTCTTTGCTGTGTCAGCATTGATCACaatgtatataaaatgtgGAAATCTGGATAAGGCCAAGAGGGTCTTTCACATGTTTGAGCCAAAAGATGTTGTGATGTGGAACTCCATGATCACTGGTTATGCTCAACATGGACTGGGGGAGGAAGCActtggcatttttcatgaTATGAGGTTGTCAGGAATGGTGCCTGATGGAATTACTTATATAGGAGCCCTCACAGCTTGTAGCTATACTGGTAAAGTTAAAGAAGGGAGGGACATTTTTAATTCTATGACTATGAATTGTGCCATCCAACCTGGAGCTGAGCATTATTCTTGTATGGTTGACTTACTTGGTCGAGCAGGCCTTGTGGAGGAAGCATTGGATTTGATAAATAATATGCCAGTTGAACCAGATGCTGTCATCTGGGGAGCTTTGATGGGTGCTTGTAGGATGCACAGGAATGCTGAGATCGCTGAGCTTGCTGCCAACAAGCTATTAGAGCTAGAACCTGGGAATGCTGGACCATATGTCTTGCTCTCTCACATTTATACATCCATCGGGAGGTGGGATGATGCTTCTAAGATGCGGAAGTTCATTAGCTCAAGGAATTTGAACAAGTCACCAGGCTGTAGTTGGATAGAGTATGACAAGAGGGTGCATCTCTTCACATCCGGTGATGTATTAGCACATCCAGAACATGCCACTATTCTTAAGATCTTAGAGAAGCTGGATGGGTTATTGATGGAGTCTGGTTACTCAGCTGATGGAAGCTTTGTGCTTCATGATATAGATGAGGAACAAAAGGCTCATAGCTTGCGCTATCATAGTGAGAGACAGGCTGTGGCATATGGACTATTGAAAATCCCTGAAGGAATGCCCATTCGTGTCATGAAAAACCTCAGGGTTTGTGGTGACTGCCATTCCGCAATAAAGTTGATTGCAAAGATAACTGCTAGGGAAATCATACTGAGAGATGCTAATAGATTCCATCATTTCAAAGATGGGTTTTGCTCATGCAGGGACTATTGGTGA